Proteins encoded within one genomic window of Phototrophicus methaneseepsis:
- a CDS encoding MSCRAMM family protein yields the protein MLLVTAACIPPPEGTALTENQGIQRIVQQILKSFTNNNADFAITEDVSEITLVSANVSTFAQVEPMAATPGNPNEECPADTVQLAKFNYQAGSYVLEGTNDGGVVITGDAISGTWTSTEAISHVLIKGANDVDTVVYASPTTSGSFNNSNIFTPNGQNNADISNIKFCGPEEELGTIAFKKVVDQGNPNNPDQTFVINYTNGIRSIGNGDIRPGGGFVGRTDIEPGNWTIRELQIPANWTLSDLTCTSRDGTSTIGTFIPGETSLDFTLASGDRVNCIFTNIYEEPALGSITIMKNVDDDSFADMDFDFTFDGGTNFSVSENGIPFVVTDLPAGTYTVTEVVPADWDLTSISCGVNNNTGTTDGINIVLEAGEDEVCTFNNTYEPRVDIRVIKYHDLDEDGTNNEVDLGPSGPPTGATLTGWEFVLYDSGGNEVARQTTSVENPTNDIGVRTTFSDLSPNETYTICEVQQSGWTNTEPGTIDATYGMPCKSLDASGINNFGIIYFGNHELELGSITIMKNVDDDSFADMDFDFTFDGGTNFSVSENGTPFVVTDLPAGTYTVTEVVPADWDLTSISCGVNNNTGTTDGINIVLEAGEDEVCTFNNTYDPPPPPVGSITIVKNVNDDSFADMDFDFTFDGSTNFSISENDGPHSFGDLVAGTYNITESVPSDWDLASIDCGPNQNNTSATDGINVVLEAGEDVMCTFNNAYDPPPPPVGSITIVKNVDNDSFADMDFDFTFDGSTNFSISENDGPHSFGDLVAGTYNITENVPSDWDLASVDCGPNQNNTSATDGINVVLEAGEEVMCTFNNAYDPPPPPVGSITVVKNVDDDSFADMDFDFTFNGSTNFSISENDGPHSFGDLVAGTYNITESVPSDWDLASIDCGPNQNNTSATDGINVVLEAGEEVMCTFNNTYDPPPPPVGSVSITKVVYWNGVPVDNNQTFQLCLDSNLLSAPECQAVGANGGSITWEDLELGTYYAYELDPGAMWQVSGAMNVTLTEQELDASVTITNARLVIEPLTLTPSCPAGTLIVTNPNDTPVTFTYNNQSSQVAANASTTINVQPGESVTITFEGGSTSATAKTVDECGTISPEPSLTCPADFTLVGEYRSVLGLNHPNVVFERSYDFNLGGEYSEYEIMVLAASSVGHPENGCLAGGGNDAGGTCDQGQNYESFNILIDESNIANIPDHGEDKWQSFGTVYSSTILSGDHTITFRHVGIGSTPESVTYKGAVCARPAGEQQVNIQAPNPRNDASMEAPPSVGDPGLHPPAEEPTTEEPAVIEPPQREEAQLPPPSIGQPELQPPAEEPANED from the coding sequence ATGCTACTGGTAACAGCCGCGTGTATCCCGCCGCCAGAAGGCACCGCCCTCACTGAAAATCAGGGGATTCAACGCATAGTTCAGCAAATCCTCAAGTCATTTACGAATAACAACGCAGACTTTGCGATCACCGAAGATGTTTCAGAAATAACATTAGTTAGTGCAAATGTTTCGACGTTCGCACAAGTCGAGCCAATGGCCGCAACGCCTGGCAATCCGAATGAAGAATGCCCCGCAGATACCGTTCAACTGGCTAAATTCAATTATCAGGCTGGTAGCTACGTCCTTGAAGGGACCAATGACGGCGGCGTTGTCATTACAGGAGATGCCATAAGCGGCACCTGGACATCAACCGAAGCGATTAGCCATGTGCTGATCAAAGGTGCGAATGATGTCGATACGGTTGTCTATGCATCACCAACCACGAGTGGCAGCTTCAACAACAGTAATATCTTCACGCCAAATGGCCAAAACAATGCAGATATCTCAAACATTAAATTCTGCGGTCCAGAAGAAGAACTCGGAACTATCGCCTTCAAGAAGGTTGTCGACCAGGGGAACCCGAACAATCCTGATCAGACCTTTGTTATCAACTACACCAATGGCATAAGAAGTATAGGAAACGGTGATATCCGACCAGGCGGTGGCTTTGTAGGCAGAACAGACATCGAGCCTGGAAATTGGACGATTCGTGAACTACAAATCCCTGCAAACTGGACCTTAAGTGATCTCACTTGTACAAGTCGTGATGGCACATCGACAATTGGCACCTTCATCCCTGGTGAAACGTCACTCGACTTCACATTGGCGAGTGGGGACAGGGTCAATTGCATCTTCACCAATATCTATGAAGAACCTGCCCTTGGCAGCATCACGATTATGAAGAACGTCGATGACGATAGCTTCGCTGACATGGATTTCGACTTCACTTTCGATGGTGGCACCAACTTCTCTGTCAGTGAGAATGGCATACCGTTCGTGGTCACGGACCTGCCCGCAGGCACCTACACTGTGACGGAAGTCGTTCCTGCCGACTGGGACCTGACTTCCATCAGCTGTGGTGTAAACAACAACACAGGTACCACCGATGGCATCAACATCGTGCTGGAAGCAGGCGAAGATGAGGTCTGCACCTTCAATAATACCTATGAACCAAGGGTGGACATTCGCGTCATCAAGTATCACGACCTGGACGAAGATGGCACCAACAACGAAGTTGACCTTGGCCCATCAGGCCCGCCGACAGGCGCGACCCTGACAGGCTGGGAATTCGTCCTGTATGACAGCGGCGGTAATGAAGTCGCACGTCAGACGACCTCAGTAGAAAATCCCACAAATGATATTGGCGTTCGGACAACTTTCAGCGATCTATCGCCCAATGAAACCTATACCATCTGCGAAGTGCAGCAATCTGGCTGGACCAACACGGAGCCAGGCACAATCGACGCGACCTATGGTATGCCGTGTAAGTCACTGGATGCTAGCGGCATCAATAACTTCGGTATCATTTACTTCGGTAATCATGAGCTAGAACTTGGCAGCATCACGATTATGAAGAACGTCGATGACGACAGCTTCGCCGACATGGACTTCGACTTCACTTTCGATGGTGGTACCAACTTCTCTGTCAGTGAGAACGGCACACCTTTCGTGGTCACAGACCTGCCCGCAGGCACCTACACTGTGACGGAAGTCGTTCCTGCCGACTGGGACCTGACTTCCATCAGCTGTGGTGTAAACAACAACACAGGTACCACCGATGGCATCAACATCGTGCTGGAAGCAGGCGAAGACGAGGTCTGCACCTTCAATAACACGTACGACCCGCCGCCACCGCCCGTTGGCTCCATTACAATTGTGAAGAACGTCAATGATGACAGCTTCGCTGACATGGATTTCGACTTCACTTTCGATGGCAGCACCAACTTCTCCATCAGCGAAAACGACGGTCCTCACAGCTTTGGTGATCTGGTTGCAGGTACTTATAACATCACTGAAAGCGTACCGAGCGATTGGGATCTGGCCTCTATCGACTGTGGTCCAAACCAGAACAACACAAGTGCCACCGATGGCATCAATGTCGTGCTGGAAGCAGGCGAAGACGTGATGTGTACCTTCAATAACGCTTACGATCCACCACCACCGCCCGTTGGCTCCATTACGATTGTGAAGAACGTCGATAATGATAGCTTCGCTGATATGGACTTCGACTTCACTTTCGATGGCAGCACCAACTTCTCCATCAGTGAGAACGATGGTCCTCATAGCTTTGGTGATCTGGTCGCAGGTACCTATAACATCACTGAAAACGTACCGAGCGATTGGGATCTGGCATCTGTTGACTGTGGTCCAAACCAGAACAACACAAGTGCCACCGATGGCATCAACGTCGTGCTGGAAGCAGGCGAAGAGGTGATGTGTACCTTCAATAATGCTTACGATCCACCACCACCGCCCGTTGGCTCCATCACGGTTGTGAAGAACGTCGATGATGACAGCTTCGCTGATATGGACTTCGACTTCACTTTCAATGGCAGCACCAACTTCTCCATCAGCGAGAATGATGGTCCTCACAGCTTTGGTGATCTGGTCGCAGGTACCTATAACATCACTGAAAGCGTACCGAGCGATTGGGACCTGGCCTCTATCGACTGTGGTCCAAACCAGAACAACACAAGTGCCACCGATGGCATCAACGTCGTGCTGGAAGCGGGTGAAGAGGTGATGTGTACCTTCAATAACACGTACGATCCACCACCACCGCCCGTTGGCTCCGTCAGCATCACGAAGGTTGTGTACTGGAACGGTGTTCCTGTTGATAACAACCAGACCTTCCAGCTATGCCTCGACAGCAATTTATTGAGCGCGCCGGAATGTCAGGCAGTGGGTGCAAACGGGGGTTCCATTACCTGGGAAGACCTGGAACTAGGCACCTACTATGCCTACGAACTTGATCCAGGTGCGATGTGGCAGGTCAGCGGTGCTATGAATGTGACCCTGACAGAACAAGAACTGGATGCTTCGGTGACGATCACGAATGCACGTCTGGTTATTGAGCCATTGACACTCACACCAAGCTGTCCGGCAGGCACGCTCATCGTGACTAACCCGAATGACACGCCAGTCACATTCACCTACAACAACCAGAGCAGCCAGGTCGCGGCCAATGCCTCGACAACGATCAACGTACAACCAGGTGAATCGGTCACTATCACCTTCGAAGGCGGCAGTACATCTGCAACAGCCAAGACAGTCGATGAGTGTGGCACCATCTCACCGGAGCCAAGCTTGACCTGCCCTGCGGACTTTACGCTGGTCGGTGAGTATCGTAGTGTATTGGGTTTGAACCACCCCAACGTGGTCTTCGAGCGCAGCTACGACTTCAACCTGGGCGGCGAATATAGCGAATACGAAATCATGGTATTGGCCGCATCATCAGTTGGACATCCTGAAAATGGTTGCTTGGCCGGTGGCGGTAACGATGCCGGTGGCACGTGTGACCAGGGCCAGAACTATGAGTCTTTCAACATCCTGATAGATGAAAGCAATATCGCCAACATCCCGGATCATGGTGAGGACAAGTGGCAAAGCTTTGGTACGGTATATTCCAGCACAATCCTGAGTGGCGACCACACTATCACCTTCCGCCATGTGGGGATAGGCAGCACGCCTGAAAGCGTCACCTATAAGGGAGCTGTGTGTGCGCGCCCTGCTGGTGAGCAGCAAGTCAATATCCAGGCACCGAATCCGAGAAATGACGCCTCTATGGAAGCGCCACCGTCGGTCGGAGATCCTGGGCTTCATCCGCCTGCTGAAGAGCCGACGACCGAAGAACCAGCCGTTATAGAGCCGCCCCAGAGAGAAGAGGCCCAACTGCCTCCACCCTCTATTGGGCAGCCCGAACTTCAGCCACCTGCTGAAGAACCAGCAAACGAAGACTAA
- a CDS encoding WD40 repeat domain-containing protein, translating into MLDVATKAILYRVSNRNIFSLKYATFHPNGQLFATTGDRSALAYIWDAQTGELHREMSRRLGDFIHLAYSPDGKLIAAIERSVAINPGDIKYNLDVQDSNTDEETFDTLDYRPIKVSAFSQVNRYFVVNSRGEIRVYSTISWEVICSLK; encoded by the coding sequence ATGCTAGATGTAGCAACCAAAGCAATACTATATCGTGTCAGCAATCGGAATATATTTAGTTTGAAATATGCAACTTTTCATCCCAATGGACAGTTATTTGCAACGACAGGAGACCGTTCTGCTCTAGCCTATATCTGGGACGCCCAAACCGGTGAATTACATAGGGAGATGTCTCGACGCCTCGGCGATTTTATACATCTTGCCTATTCACCAGATGGGAAGCTCATAGCTGCTATAGAAAGAAGCGTAGCCATCAATCCGGGCGATATAAAATATAATCTGGATGTACAGGATTCAAATACTGATGAGGAAACTTTTGATACTCTTGATTATCGGCCAATTAAAGTTTCGGCATTTAGTCAAGTCAATCGATATTTTGTTGTCAACTCTCGCGGGGAAATAAGGGTTTACAGTACTATATCATGGGAAGTCATCTGCAGCTTGAAATAA
- a CDS encoding helix-turn-helix domain-containing protein — MVDSEQEQYAVYSLLSDYMSKKSREVGHTITRDEVHQATGIDPSTLSRYRSPEPFKKIDVSIAMKLAEFFECEWWELFQKANS; from the coding sequence ATGGTAGATTCCGAACAAGAACAATACGCTGTATATAGCTTGCTAAGCGACTATATGTCGAAGAAGAGCCGAGAAGTGGGACACACAATTACCCGCGACGAAGTTCACCAAGCAACGGGCATTGATCCAAGTACGCTATCGCGCTATCGCAGCCCTGAACCTTTCAAAAAGATCGATGTTAGTATCGCTATGAAGCTGGCTGAGTTCTTTGAATGCGAATGGTGGGAACTTTTCCAAAAGGCAAATTCTTAG
- a CDS encoding Uma2 family endonuclease, protein MVALPDHQNMTPEEYLEFERQSDEKHEYIGGQIYAMAGAKRRHVWITTRIATLLSIQAQVGPCDVLSSDMRVQISHDAYFYPDVVVACDDYQYSEGEGDDNLTRPSVIVEVLSPTTQDYDRGRKWQQYRRIASLQDYLLVSQGMMLVEHYTRTSETSWQFQEYTKPEDVVSLVSIGCELKLDDIYQKIDFSVDE, encoded by the coding sequence ATGGTTGCCTTACCGGATCACCAAAACATGACCCCAGAGGAATATCTGGAATTTGAGCGCCAAAGTGATGAGAAGCATGAGTATATTGGCGGTCAGATCTATGCCATGGCAGGTGCTAAAAGGCGTCACGTCTGGATTACGACTCGAATCGCAACGCTGTTATCCATACAGGCGCAAGTTGGACCATGTGATGTATTGTCAAGCGATATGCGGGTTCAGATTTCTCACGATGCCTATTTCTATCCGGATGTGGTTGTGGCCTGCGACGACTATCAATATAGCGAAGGCGAAGGTGACGATAATCTCACCCGGCCCTCCGTCATCGTTGAAGTATTGTCGCCCACGACCCAGGACTATGATCGCGGTCGCAAATGGCAGCAGTACCGGCGAATCGCCAGCTTGCAAGATTATCTCCTCGTCTCGCAAGGGATGATGCTCGTTGAACACTACACCCGGACCAGCGAAACATCCTGGCAATTCCAGGAGTATACAAAGCCGGAAGATGTTGTTTCATTGGTATCCATTGGCTGCGAGCTGAAGCTCGATGATATCTATCAAAAAATTGATTTCTCAGTTGATGAATAG
- a CDS encoding helix-turn-helix domain-containing protein has protein sequence MKEVRNRLWELIKEKELAENRRLTYATIAAEAGVTERLVWRWVKKSVTRYDSETIKAFCDYFNCTPGDLIVYEPVQAEPS, from the coding sequence ATGAAAGAAGTGAGAAATCGACTCTGGGAACTAATCAAAGAAAAAGAGTTAGCGGAGAATCGCCGCTTAACTTACGCGACCATCGCAGCAGAGGCCGGAGTCACAGAAAGGCTTGTATGGCGATGGGTAAAAAAGTCTGTAACTCGCTATGATAGCGAGACGATCAAAGCTTTTTGTGACTATTTCAATTGTACACCAGGCGATTTGATCGTTTATGAACCAGTTCAGGCAGAGCCGAGCTAG